One genomic window of Trueperaceae bacterium includes the following:
- a CDS encoding O-antigen ligase family protein yields the protein MTRAGASTRRDHWLQAAAFASLWLFVFTIPWDDSVLLPGIGTASKFMGLLAFAVGAASIFRRDGVALRRPAAFLLPFALLCVWTVLSVQWAPERGEGLDYAATLVQLFLMAWLVWQLCRGTSDRAKLMQAYVLGCFVSVGSTIAQYLSGNAFAGSAQERFAAAGFNPNYMASTLALGIPIAWHLVLGGRTRALSLLNFLAIPAVIVAIFLTGSRGGLITAVLALSVIPLTYAKLSPRVQVTVVVGLVLVGLAAYWLAPAFEQNLPTGIERFSEIPEQLQSGDLTGRGRIWIAGIELFRDHPIVGVGAGGFAEAVRPYLGEARTSHNAFLNVAAQTGVIGLVLFLATLLIVGLPFALSLAGDRIVYLVVLGTVAMILMPSTLENGKQVWFVLALAASRSAFVLGREVVPSRPLWAYAPATPSERTVE from the coding sequence ATGACCCGCGCGGGCGCCTCAACGCGCCGGGACCACTGGCTGCAGGCGGCCGCCTTCGCGTCGCTGTGGCTGTTCGTGTTCACGATCCCCTGGGACGACTCGGTGCTCCTGCCCGGCATCGGTACCGCCAGCAAGTTCATGGGGCTGCTGGCGTTCGCCGTCGGCGCCGCGTCGATCTTCCGCAGGGACGGCGTAGCTCTGCGCCGCCCCGCCGCGTTCCTGCTGCCCTTCGCCCTGCTGTGCGTGTGGACCGTGCTCAGCGTCCAGTGGGCGCCCGAGCGCGGCGAGGGCCTCGACTACGCGGCGACGCTCGTCCAGCTCTTCCTGATGGCGTGGCTCGTGTGGCAGCTCTGCCGCGGCACGTCGGACAGGGCCAAGCTGATGCAGGCCTACGTGCTCGGGTGCTTCGTGTCCGTGGGGAGCACGATCGCCCAGTACCTCAGCGGCAACGCCTTCGCCGGCTCGGCGCAGGAGCGGTTCGCCGCGGCCGGCTTCAACCCGAACTACATGGCCAGCACCCTCGCGCTCGGGATCCCCATCGCCTGGCACCTGGTGCTCGGCGGCAGGACGCGGGCCCTCTCCCTCCTCAACTTCCTGGCGATCCCCGCGGTCATCGTGGCGATCTTCCTCACCGGCTCGCGCGGCGGCCTCATCACCGCCGTGCTCGCCCTCTCGGTGATCCCCCTCACCTACGCGAAGCTCAGCCCCCGCGTGCAGGTCACCGTGGTCGTGGGCCTCGTCCTCGTCGGTCTCGCCGCCTACTGGCTGGCACCGGCGTTCGAGCAGAACCTCCCCACGGGGATCGAGCGCTTCTCCGAGATCCCGGAGCAGCTCCAGAGCGGCGACCTCACGGGCCGGGGGCGGATCTGGATCGCCGGCATCGAGCTGTTCCGCGACCACCCCATCGTCGGCGTCGGCGCCGGCGGCTTCGCGGAGGCCGTCCGCCCCTACCTCGGCGAGGCGCGCACCTCGCACAACGCGTTCCTCAACGTCGCCGCGCAGACCGGGGTGATCGGACTGGTCCTCTTCCTCGCCACGCTGCTGATCGTGGGCCTGCCGTTCGCGCTCAGCCTGGCCGGCGACCGCATCGTCTACCTGGTGGTGCTCGGCACGGTGGCGATGATCCTGATGCCGTCGACGCTCGAGAACGGCAAGCAGGTCTGGTTCGTGCTCGCCCTGGCCGCGAGCCGCAGCGCCTTCGTCCTGGGCCGCGAGGTCGTCCCCTCGCGCCCGCTGTGGGCCTACGCCCCCGCCACGCCGTCCGAGAGGACGGTGGAGTAG
- a CDS encoding glycosyltransferase family 4 protein has translation MTAPTRLLFVGPLTSRQPGGATVKNGLVAAALRERGVDVEVLDTGGSGAAARLRQLASLVGALARHDQVLLSVSRNGALALVALVAMAGACRRRLRCSFLAVGSSLPGNVRRLGGPARRLYLRYLARCRPVWVEGEWLRRELEDLGVTGVEVLPNPRLPAQERWDPSSVASGRLVFVSRVTPEKGVERAMAAVEEVAASGVAASLDVFGPVEEGYRAAFEAELARHPRTRYRGAIPQERVPAELATAAALLLPTTWATEGMPGAIVEAAMVGTPVVASATPAIAEVVEDGVTGLLVEPTDVRALADAVRRLLTCPGVAARLGSALRARAGAFTVDAAVSRLTSRLAAEGWR, from the coding sequence GTGACAGCGCCGACGCGACTGCTGTTCGTCGGTCCGCTGACCTCGCGCCAGCCGGGCGGGGCGACGGTGAAGAACGGCCTCGTCGCCGCGGCGCTCCGCGAGCGGGGCGTCGACGTGGAGGTCCTCGACACCGGCGGCTCCGGCGCGGCGGCGCGCCTGCGGCAGCTCGCGTCCCTCGTGGGCGCCCTGGCCAGGCACGACCAGGTGCTCCTCTCCGTCTCGCGCAACGGCGCGCTCGCCCTCGTGGCGCTGGTCGCCATGGCCGGCGCTTGCAGGAGGCGGCTGCGCTGCTCGTTCCTCGCCGTCGGCAGCAGCCTGCCCGGCAACGTCAGGCGCCTCGGCGGGCCCGCCAGGCGCCTCTACCTGCGGTACCTCGCGCGCTGCCGGCCCGTGTGGGTGGAGGGCGAGTGGCTGCGCCGCGAGCTCGAGGACCTCGGCGTCACGGGCGTGGAGGTGCTGCCCAACCCCCGCCTGCCCGCGCAGGAGCGCTGGGACCCGTCGTCGGTCGCCTCCGGCCGGCTCGTCTTCGTGTCGCGCGTGACGCCCGAGAAGGGCGTGGAGCGGGCGATGGCCGCCGTGGAGGAGGTCGCCGCGTCCGGCGTCGCGGCCAGCCTCGACGTCTTCGGCCCCGTGGAGGAGGGCTACCGCGCCGCCTTCGAGGCCGAGCTCGCGCGGCACCCGCGCACCCGCTACCGCGGCGCGATACCCCAGGAGCGGGTGCCGGCCGAGCTGGCCACGGCCGCGGCGCTGCTGCTGCCGACGACGTGGGCCACCGAGGGCATGCCCGGCGCGATCGTCGAGGCGGCGATGGTGGGCACGCCCGTCGTCGCGTCCGCCACGCCGGCGATCGCCGAGGTCGTGGAGGACGGCGTCACCGGCCTGCTGGTGGAGCCCACCGACGTCCGGGCCCTGGCCGACGCCGTGCGGCGGCTGCTCACCTGCCCGGGCGTGGCGGCAAGGCTCGGCTCGGCGCTGCGGGCGCGGGCGGGCGCGTTCACCGTGGACGCCGCCGTGTCGCGGCTCACGTCGCGCCTCGCCGCGGAGGGCTGGCGGTGA
- a CDS encoding glycosyltransferase: MRLLLCIDHFGPGGAQRQLVALARGLHARGHDLGFFVYHSHIRHFAPQVEALGIPVHAVSKAGRFSPGPVLALAGLIRRSRPDGVLAYLPTPAVYAELASLADRRVPVVVSERFMYTRLSPVLRAQQQLHRLASWITVNSHHQRERMERVFPWMRGKVSTIYNGVDLQAFAPPAGDGTAAGAGPLRLLAVASTARKKNALGLVRALGLLRRGGREVPHVAWAGVPTTPDDEAAKAEVDAALAAEGVADRWEWLGKRGDVPELMRRHDALVHPAFFEGLPNAICEALASGLPVLASAVCDHARLVAEDRGLLFDPASPADIAAALERFAATPPERRRAMSRAARAFAERELALERYAREYEDLFARLGERRRARAALEAAS; encoded by the coding sequence ATGCGCCTACTGCTGTGCATCGACCACTTCGGACCCGGCGGCGCGCAACGGCAGCTCGTGGCCCTGGCGCGCGGCCTGCACGCGCGCGGGCACGACCTCGGGTTCTTCGTCTACCACTCGCACATACGCCACTTCGCGCCGCAGGTGGAGGCGCTCGGCATCCCCGTCCACGCCGTGAGCAAGGCGGGCCGGTTCTCGCCCGGGCCGGTCCTCGCGCTGGCGGGGCTCATCAGGCGTTCGCGGCCCGACGGGGTGCTGGCCTACCTGCCCACGCCGGCCGTCTACGCCGAGCTGGCGAGCCTGGCCGACCGCCGGGTCCCGGTCGTCGTCTCCGAGCGGTTCATGTACACGCGCCTGTCCCCGGTGCTGCGCGCGCAGCAGCAGCTCCACCGCCTCGCGTCCTGGATCACCGTGAACTCGCACCACCAGCGCGAGCGCATGGAGCGCGTCTTCCCCTGGATGAGGGGCAAGGTGTCGACGATCTACAACGGCGTCGACCTGCAGGCGTTCGCGCCGCCGGCCGGCGACGGGACGGCCGCTGGCGCCGGACCCCTGCGCCTGCTGGCCGTGGCCAGCACGGCCCGCAAGAAGAACGCCCTCGGCCTGGTCCGTGCGCTGGGCCTGCTGCGCCGCGGCGGACGCGAGGTGCCGCACGTGGCCTGGGCCGGCGTGCCCACGACCCCGGACGACGAGGCCGCCAAGGCCGAGGTGGACGCCGCCCTGGCCGCGGAAGGCGTGGCCGACCGCTGGGAGTGGCTGGGCAAGCGCGGCGACGTCCCCGAGCTGATGCGCCGGCACGACGCGCTGGTGCACCCGGCGTTCTTCGAGGGCCTGCCCAACGCGATCTGCGAGGCGCTGGCCAGCGGCCTGCCCGTCTTGGCCAGCGCCGTGTGCGACCACGCGCGCCTGGTGGCCGAGGACAGGGGACTGCTCTTCGACCCCGCGAGCCCCGCGGACATCGCCGCGGCGCTGGAGCGCTTCGCCGCCACTCCCCCGGAGCGGAGGAGGGCGATGTCGCGCGCGGCGCGCGCCTTCGCCGAGCGGGAGCTGGCGCTGGAGCGCTACGCGCGGGAGTACGAGGACCTGTTCGCCCGGCTCGGCGAGCGTCGCCGGGCGCGGGCCGCGCTGGAGGCGGCGTCGTGA